A stretch of Arachis hypogaea cultivar Tifrunner chromosome 15, arahy.Tifrunner.gnm2.J5K5, whole genome shotgun sequence DNA encodes these proteins:
- the LOC112749909 gene encoding CRIB domain-containing protein RIC3, which translates to MGSAMKGIYKFFTGIFVVKEREVEMEMEIGQPTDVKHVAHIGWDGPSESGPSWMNEFKSAPDFSTSIGPRRDPNTTSIREPQEETQQTTGVANVAKKPRRKKVKSTSSPKSSPSSSTSKHSKPAKSKTKMQQQVQATD; encoded by the exons ATGGGAAGTGCGATGAAAGGGATTTACAAATTCTTTACCGGAATTTTTG TTGTGAAGGAGCGGGAGGtggaaatggaaatggaaattgGGCAACCAACAGATGTTAAGCATGTGGCTCACATCGGATGGGATGGTCCTTCTGAGAGTGGACCCAGTTGG ATGAATGAGTTTAAATCGGCACCTGATTTTTCAACGTCGATTGGTCCCCGAAGAGACCCCAATACTACGTCCATCCGAG AGCCTCAAGAAGAAACCCAACAAACAACAGGGGTTGCCAATGTTGCTAAGAAGCCAAGGCGGAAAAAGGTTAAGTCAACTTCTTCTCCCAAGTCATCGCCTTCTTCTTCTACATCCAAGCACTCAAAACCTGCAAAGTCAAAGACTAAAATGCAGCAGCAAGTTCAAGCCACTGATTGA
- the LOC112748071 gene encoding COBRA-like protein 10: MTISRFVLLLLLLLLLFVSFGSHLSEAQQLIQPGPKPEEVEAQGPNETTTAPAAEHEAAFPPEADNCNGIFISYDLLGRRKEYPKLKNATAQPWAFNATATVLNTGTQVVKGWKLYVGFQHDEILVSASGAYLFEAADFPAYVGHGTYLVGAGLPDLQTAINTAQDLNQIQAVLNLAGTQFGVKPPAIPMPKTIKLVIDGYTCPQPTLKQSSMYACCKRDPKSKADTSNKKYQARQKGDLSIMYDVVQVYSNNYMAQVTMENRNPLGRLDRWNLTWEWTRGEFIYNIRGAFTREIDASDCVYGPAGEYYTDMDFSKVMNCHKNPVISDLPPDKLGDKEIGNIPFCCKNGSILSPLMDKNQVKSVFMMQVFKIPPDITKTSIYPPEKWKVSGVLNPDYKCSPPLKVEPSRSPDPRGIGATVIALASWQVVCNITTPTKRHNRCCVSFSAFYNDSAVPCNTCACGCPKPAGHCNPYARALLLPHEALLVPFHNRTRKSIAWAKLKHFPLPTKLPCPDNCGVSINWHILSDFKGGWTARIIIFNWETFNFPDWFMALQFKNPSLSLQDVYSFNATILPRLNHTIFMHGPPGLTYLVSLDNDTNPKVPGKQQSVISFSKKNTPHIKIAKGDGFPSRVYFNGEECSLPTQFPLRSANHHTPLVHLLNHILVLVLALTINNQILH, translated from the exons ATGACAATTAGTagatttgtattattattattattgttgttgttgttgtttgtttccTTTGGATCTCATCTGAGTGAGGCTCAACAGCTTATTCAACCGGGACCTAAACCTGAAGAAGTTGAAGCTCAAGGTCCCAACGAGACTACTACAGCGCCGGCTGCAGAGCACGAAGCGGCTTTTCCTCCAGAAGCAGACAACTGCAACGGGATCTTCATCTCCTATGACCTGCTTGGCAGGAGGAAGGAGTACCCTAAACTGAAGAACGCCACAGCGCAGCCGTGGGCCTTCAATGCCACCGCAACGGTGCTCAACACGGGCACCCAAGTGGTCAAGGGTTGGAAGCTGTACGTTGGGTTCCAACACGATGAGATTCTCGTCTCTGCCTCGGGGGCATACCTCTTCGAAGCGGCTGATTTCCCTGCTTATGTGGGACATGGCACCTACTTGGTTGGAGCTGGTCTCCCTGATCTCCAAACCGCCATCAACACTGCCCAAGATTTGAACCAAATTCAAGCTGTGCTTAATCTTGCTGGCACCCAGTTCGGTGTTAAGCCCCCTGCCATTCCAATGCCTAAAACCATCAAATTGGTCATTGATGGATACACATGCCCCCAACCAACTCTAAAAC AGAGTTCCATGTATGCATGCTGCAAAAGAGATCCAAAATCGAAGGCTGATACGTCGAACAAGAAATACCAAGCAAGGCAGAAAGGGGATCTTTCCATAATGTACGACGTTGTGCAAGTATACTCAAACAACTACATGGCTCAGGTGACGATGGAGAACCGCAACCCACTGGGGCGCCTAGACCGTTGGAACCTGACATGGGAATGGACGAGAGGTGAGTTCATATACAACATCAGAGGCGCCTTCACGCGCGAGATTGACGCCTCTGACTGCGTCTACGGCCCCGCCGGGGAATACTACACAGACATGGACTTCTCCAAAGTAATGAACTGCCATAAGAATCCGGTGATCAGCGACTTGCCCCCTGACAAGTTGGGTGACAAGGAAATAGGGAACATCCCTTTCTGCTGCAAAAATGGCTCAATATTGTCCCCTCTGATGGACAAAAACCAAGTGAAGTCAGTTTTCATGATGCAAGTGTTCAAGATCCCACCCGATATCACCAAGACTTCCATCTACCCTCCGGAGAAATGGAAAGTTTCAGGAGTCCTGAATCCCGATTACAAATGCAGCCCTCCGCTGAAAGTGGAACCTTCTAGATCCCCGGACCCCAGGGGGATCGGGGCGACAGTTATCGCCCTTGCAAGCTGGCAAGTAGTGTGCAACATCACAACGCCAACCAAGAGACACAACCGCTGCTGCGTGTCTTTCTCTGCATTCTACAACGATTCTGCTGTTCCCTGCAACACTTGCGCCTGCGGTTGTCCCAAACCAGCGGGCCATTGTAACCCTTACGCAAGGGCACTACTTCTCCCCCACGAGGCTCTTCTTGTGCCCTTCCACAACAGGACACGCAAGTCGATTGCGTGGGCCAAGTTGAAGCATTTTCCCTTGCCAACCAAGCTGCCCTGCCCCGACAACTGCGGCGTTAGCATCAACTGGCATATTCTTTCTGACTTCAAGGGTGGCTGGACAGCCAGGATCATTATCTTCAACTGGGAGACATTCAACTTCCCCGACTGGTTCATGGCGTTGCAGTTCAAGAACCCTTCTCTTAGTCTTCAGGATGTGTATTCCTTCAACGCCACCATCCTCCCGCGGCTCAACCACACCATCTTCATGCACGGCCCACCGGGCTTAACCTATTTGGTATCTCTCGACAATGACACAAATCCCAAGGTGCCTGGTAAGCAACAGTCGGTTATTTCCTTTAGCAAGAAGAATACGCCTCATATCAAAATCGCCAAAGGCGATGGCTTCCCTTCTAGAGTTTATTTCAATGGAGAAGAGTGTTCCCTTCCTACTCAATTTCCTCTGCGTAGTGCAAATCACCATACTCCTCTTGTACATCTATTAAACCATATCTTAGTCTTAGTTTTAGCTCTTACAATCAACAATCAAATATTGCATTAA